The following coding sequences lie in one Rutidosis leptorrhynchoides isolate AG116_Rl617_1_P2 chromosome 4, CSIRO_AGI_Rlap_v1, whole genome shotgun sequence genomic window:
- the LOC139839724 gene encoding deSI-like protein At4g17486 produces the protein MKFITKKGLKSIVPLRLKGKSATRFCLFPKVKAEYGQGNTPVYLNVYDLTPMNGYAYWAGFGIFHSGVELHGVEYAFGAHDYPTSGVFEVEPRQCPGFKFRRSIFIGTTCLNPSQVREFMEHHAANYNGDTYHLIAKNCNHFCNDICYKLTGNHIPKWVNRLAKLGSAFSFVLPDALKVSAVQQSPRCLTYENESEKRRLRSNSFSCLASVSSRQKHLSTSSLFLQSPLKGCLPLRPRKVNA, from the exons ATGAAATTCATAACAAAGAAAGGGCTGAAGTCCATAGTGCCACTCCGTTTAAAAGGGAAATCAGCCACTCGTTTTTGTTTGTTCCCAAAAGTGAAAGCTGAATATGGACAAGGAAATACACCCGTTTATCTTAATGTTTATGACTTGACACCCATGAATGGATATGCTTACTGGGCTGGCTTTGGCATCTTTCACTCTGGCGTAGAAC TTCATGGTGTAGAATATGCATTTGGAGCTCATGATTATCCAACAAGTGGTGTCTTTGAAGTCGAACCACGACAATGTCCAGGGTTCAAATTTAGACGGTCAATATTTATAGGGACTACTTGTCTGAACCCTTCTCAGGTGAGAGAGTTCATGGAACATCATGCTGCAAACTACAACGGTGACACGTATCACCTAATCGCAAAAAACTGTAACCATTTCTGCAACGACATTTGCTACAAGTTGACTGGCAACCATATCCCCAAATGGGTTAATCGACTCGCTAAACTGG GTTCAGCTTTTAGCTTTGTTTTACCAGACGCTCTTAAGGTGTCAGCTGTACAACAGAGTCCTCGTTGCTTAACATACGAAAATGAGAGCGAAAAACGAAGATTGAGAAGCAATAGTTTTAGTTGCCTAGCATCAGTTTCGTCGAGGCAGAAACACTTGTCAACGTCTTCGTTATTTCTGCAATCACCTTTGAAAGGGTGCTTACCACTAAGACCCCGAAAggttaatgcctag